From one Mytilus galloprovincialis chromosome 13, xbMytGall1.hap1.1, whole genome shotgun sequence genomic stretch:
- the LOC143057558 gene encoding uncharacterized protein LOC143057558: MHFVVYMILFSYLMIVTTQIEVEYQVFEQKPQQQCTYFEIDRYATPTHGLVNCSWYAPKACCKTTEVISVFTTMFPLYEASQACQNQLNYMMCFFCDPNQRIWYNQDTDHKVHICADFCRMVYKSCRSAQYNGNEIGESYLNETSFCEAQNFRLVEGKKNCFNFDPTVFGRTSLLEVNITIMFGVAIILMSLQDILS, from the exons ATGCATTTTGTTGTTTACATGATACTTTTCTCTTACTTAATGATTGTGACCACACAAATTGAAGTAGAATATCAGGTGTTTGAACAAAAACCACAACAGCAATGCACATATTTTG AAATTGATAGATATGCTACTCCAACACATGGACTGGTTAACTGTTCTTGGTATGCTCCTAAGGCGTGCTGCAAAACCACAGAAGTCATATCAGTGTTTACCACAATGTTTCCTTTGTATGAAGCTTCACAGGCATGTCAGAACCAACTTAATTATATGATGTGTTTTTTCTGTGACCCAAATCAAAGAATTTGGTATAATCA aGATACAGACCACAAAGTACATATATGTGCTGATTTTTGTAGAATGGTATATAAAAGTTGTAGATCAGCACAGTACAATGGAAATGAAATAG GTGAAAGCTATCTCAACGAAACATCATTTTGTGAAGCACAAAATTTCAGACTTGTAGAAGGGAAGAAAAATTGCTTCAACTTTGACCCAACAGTGTTTGGAAGAACATCGCTGCTTGAAGTTAACATAACTATCATGTTTGGAGTAGCCATCATTTTAATGAGTTTACAAGATATTCTCAGCTAA
- the LOC143056187 gene encoding uncharacterized protein LOC143056187, giving the protein MMPKQKSKIKFEISKVYTTDLTDIHHIAVCSDGSMWMADNARLKLQHVKLMENRTVVITSLNTKIYEMAKTPSNTILVTTDETKLKLINTVTGEMTDSRYDVKPLYPRAIHLSRDHRVIVGARSPGEPFPATGIRVVIVMDQEGKELHKYEHDKHNKRVFTVPRFITSTSHGNICVVDWLDNYHRGRVVALAPGGDILGIYSGHPEVNTDNNPFKPRGILTTPSDIIVVIDLDNPSLHILTDQGQIMNYYNFGDMGIIFPYSLALSTTGTIYIGCVSVAGSSDTRKAKLYELNYSGF; this is encoded by the coding sequence ATGATGCCAAAACAGAAGAGTAAGATTAAGTTTGAAATATCCAAAGTTTATACAACAGATCTAACTGATATTCACCATATAGCAGTATGTTCTGATGGTTCTATGTGGATGGCAGATAATGCCAGATTAAAGTTACAACATGTCAAACTTATGGAGAATAGAACTGTAGTAATAACAAGTCTAAACACTAAGATTTATGAAATGGCAAAAACTCCTTCCAATACCATTCTTGTAACAACAGATGAGACTAAACTCAAATTAATCAACACCGTGACAGGGGAGATGACAGATTCCAGGTATGATGTAAAACCATTGTATCCAAGAGCTATCCATTTGTCCCGTGATCACAGAGTCATCGTAGGAGCCAGGTCTCCAGGGGAACCATTCCCTGCCACAGGAATACGTGTAGTTATTGTGATGGATCAGGAAGGGAAAGAACTACATAAATATGAGCATGACAAACATAACAAACGTGTATTTACTGTACCTAGATTTATAACAAGTACCAGTCATGGTAATATTTGTGTGGTGGATTGGCTAGATAATTATCACAGAGGTAGAGTGGTAGCGTTAGCACCAGGAGGAGACATACTAGGGATCTACTCTGGTCACCCTGAGGTCAACACTGATAACAATCCATTTAAACCTCGTGGAATACTCACAACACCATCAGATATTATTGTTGTTATTGATTTGGACAATCCTTCATTGCATATACTGACTGACCAGGGACAAATTATGAACTACTACAACTTTGGTGACATGGGAATCATATTTCCATACTCTCTTGCTCTGTCTACGACAGGAACTATCTATATAGGATGTGTTAGTGTTGCAGGAAGTTCAGACACTAGAAAGGCCAAACTTTATGAGTTAAACTATTCTGGATTCTAA